A single region of the Geobacillus subterraneus genome encodes:
- a CDS encoding IS1182 family transposase: MKHDHISFKEYTMDNLSLPSNIADLIPRDNMAHVVHEMVERIPMETFLAYYKGGGASAYHPKMMTKILLYAYTQKMYHGREIARQLEVHLPLMWLSGFQKPDFRSINRFRSERMKDLIDDLFREMITLLVADGYVKMEDYFVDGTKIEANANRYTFVWRKSAEKYQEKLQANVDRLIAQIEAIVEEEKAEDIDPSPAFTSEEIRKKTEEWEKRLEAEPDNQPLKKAIKKMKEDYLPRSEKYEHQLHVCGDRNSYSKTDVDATFMRLKEDHMRNGQLKPAYNVQVGSSGQFILGYSLHQRPGDTRCLLPHLETVREKYGVEPERLIADAAYGSEENYVKLEEKHISALIKYHTYEKENTRKVKKNPHHQQNWTYVEEEDVWICANGKKLVRTGTSKQTTESGYTSVTRHYQCHECEGCPFRSACTTSKYGRTTQWNPVYHEQKQKARERLESEEGQARYRQRQTDIESVFGQIKQNRGFRRFVLRGLQKVSIEWGLVCAAHNLLKKAARDKQLSLVA, translated from the coding sequence ATGAAACATGATCATATTTCCTTTAAAGAGTATACCATGGACAACCTCTCTTTGCCAAGCAACATCGCCGATCTCATTCCACGGGATAACATGGCCCACGTGGTTCATGAGATGGTTGAACGCATCCCGATGGAGACGTTTCTTGCTTACTACAAAGGAGGGGGCGCCTCCGCCTATCATCCGAAAATGATGACCAAAATTCTCCTTTACGCTTACACCCAAAAAATGTATCATGGCCGTGAGATTGCACGGCAGCTCGAAGTCCACCTTCCCCTCATGTGGCTAAGTGGATTTCAAAAGCCGGACTTCCGCTCCATCAATCGGTTTCGTTCGGAGCGGATGAAAGACCTGATTGACGACCTGTTCCGGGAAATGATCACGCTGCTCGTGGCCGACGGCTATGTCAAGATGGAAGATTATTTTGTGGATGGAACGAAAATTGAAGCGAATGCCAACCGGTACACCTTCGTTTGGCGCAAATCGGCTGAGAAGTACCAGGAGAAACTCCAAGCCAATGTCGATCGGCTGATTGCCCAGATCGAGGCGATCGTGGAAGAAGAAAAGGCGGAAGACATCGACCCTTCGCCGGCCTTTACGTCAGAAGAAATCCGAAAGAAAACCGAGGAGTGGGAAAAACGGTTGGAGGCCGAGCCGGACAACCAACCGTTGAAGAAGGCCATCAAGAAGATGAAGGAGGACTACTTGCCCCGCAGTGAAAAGTATGAACACCAACTCCATGTATGCGGGGATCGCAACAGCTATTCCAAGACCGATGTGGATGCCACCTTCATGCGGTTGAAGGAGGATCACATGCGAAACGGCCAGCTCAAGCCGGCCTATAACGTACAGGTGGGTTCTTCCGGCCAATTTATTTTGGGGTATTCCCTTCATCAGAGGCCGGGCGACACTCGTTGTCTTCTCCCGCATTTGGAGACCGTTCGAGAGAAGTACGGCGTGGAACCCGAACGTTTGATCGCTGACGCGGCTTATGGCTCGGAAGAGAACTACGTGAAGCTGGAAGAGAAGCACATATCGGCCTTGATCAAGTACCATACGTATGAGAAGGAGAACACGCGCAAGGTCAAGAAAAATCCGCATCATCAGCAGAATTGGACCTATGTGGAAGAAGAAGACGTTTGGATTTGCGCCAATGGGAAAAAGCTGGTTCGCACCGGAACTTCGAAACAGACCACGGAATCAGGATACACCTCGGTCACCCGACACTACCAATGCCATGAATGCGAAGGATGTCCGTTCCGTTCGGCCTGCACGACTTCCAAGTATGGACGAACCACGCAATGGAACCCCGTCTATCATGAACAAAAACAGAAAGCCCGCGAACGGTTGGAGAGTGAAGAAGGGCAAGCCCGATACCGCCAACGCCAAACCGACATTGAGAGTGTATTTGGGCAAATCAAACAAAATCGCGGGTTTCGTCGCTTTGTCCTGCGAGGCCTCCAAAAAGTTTCCATCGAATGGGGGCTGGTTTGTGCTGCCCACAATCTTCTCAAAAAAGCCGCTAGGGACAAGCAATTGTCCTTGGTGGCGTAA
- a CDS encoding redox-sensing transcriptional repressor Rex yields MSNEQPKIPQATAKRLPLYYRFLKNLHASGKQRVSSAELSEAVKVDPATIRRDFSYFGALGKKGYGYNVNYLLSFFRQTLEEDEVTEVALFGVGNLGTAFLNYNFSKNNNTKIVMAFDVDERKVGTTVGGVPVYHLDELEKRLRGDIPVAILTVPAAAAQALTDRLVARGIKGILNFTPARLNVPNHIRVHHIDLAIELQSLVYFLKNYPSSS; encoded by the coding sequence ATGAGCAACGAACAACCGAAAATTCCGCAGGCAACCGCGAAACGGCTGCCGCTGTACTACCGGTTTTTAAAGAACTTGCATGCGTCGGGAAAACAGCGTGTATCCTCAGCCGAACTGAGCGAAGCGGTCAAAGTCGACCCGGCGACGATCCGCCGCGATTTCTCGTATTTTGGCGCGCTCGGCAAAAAAGGGTACGGGTATAACGTCAATTATTTATTGTCGTTTTTCCGCCAGACGCTTGAAGAGGATGAAGTGACGGAAGTCGCCTTGTTCGGTGTGGGAAATTTAGGAACCGCCTTTTTAAACTATAATTTTTCAAAAAACAACAATACAAAGATCGTGATGGCGTTTGATGTGGATGAGCGGAAAGTGGGAACGACGGTCGGCGGCGTGCCGGTTTATCATCTCGATGAACTCGAGAAGCGGCTTCGCGGTGATATTCCGGTCGCCATTTTAACCGTGCCGGCCGCCGCCGCTCAAGCGCTGACCGACCGCCTTGTCGCCCGGGGGATTAAAGGCATTTTAAACTTCACCCCCGCGCGGTTGAACGTGCCGAACCATATCCGCGTTCATCATATCGATTTGGCTATTGAATTGCAGTCGCTCGTCTATTTTCTGAAAAACTATCCATCGTCATCATAA
- the moaC gene encoding cyclic pyranopterin monophosphate synthase MoaC: MSSFTHFNEQGRAKMVDITNKEDTVRVAVAKTSVTVSEEIYKKMTNHAIEKGDVLAVAQVAGVMAAKKTADLIPMCHPLMLKSVDIAFSWENEADVYKLVITATVKTKGSTGVEMEALTATSVCALTVYDMCKALDKGMIIGPTYLVEKTGGKSGHYRRKTD; the protein is encoded by the coding sequence TTGTCGTCGTTTACTCATTTCAATGAACAAGGACGCGCGAAAATGGTCGATATTACGAACAAGGAAGATACGGTACGAGTGGCAGTGGCAAAAACGAGTGTCACCGTCAGCGAAGAAATTTATAAAAAAATGACGAATCACGCCATCGAGAAAGGGGACGTGTTGGCTGTAGCCCAAGTGGCCGGGGTGATGGCGGCAAAAAAAACGGCTGATCTGATTCCGATGTGCCATCCGCTTATGTTAAAAAGCGTTGATATCGCATTTTCTTGGGAAAACGAAGCGGATGTATATAAACTTGTCATCACCGCAACAGTGAAAACGAAAGGGAGCACAGGGGTGGAAATGGAAGCGCTGACGGCCACCTCGGTATGCGCGTTGACGGTGTATGACATGTGCAAAGCACTCGATAAAGGGATGATCATCGGTCCGACGTATTTGGTCGAGAAAACGGGCGGGAAGTCCGGCCATTATCGACGGAAAACCGATTAG
- the tsaE gene encoding tRNA (adenosine(37)-N6)-threonylcarbamoyltransferase complex ATPase subunit type 1 TsaE, which yields MEHFELIVHSPEETRAIARRLAERLEPGTVIALEGDLGAGKTTFTKGLAEGLGIRQNVNSPTFTIMKQYEGRLPLYHMDVYRLEDEWEDLGFDEYFAGDGVTVVEWAHLIAGQLPNERLTIHLLHRGDNERKLVFEPLGHRYEQLCKEIFAS from the coding sequence ATGGAGCACTTTGAACTTATCGTGCATTCTCCTGAAGAGACGAGGGCGATCGCTCGCCGGCTTGCCGAACGGCTGGAGCCAGGGACGGTGATCGCTTTGGAAGGAGACTTGGGTGCAGGCAAGACGACGTTTACGAAAGGGCTTGCCGAGGGGCTAGGGATTCGGCAAAATGTCAACAGCCCAACGTTTACGATTATGAAGCAATACGAGGGGAGACTCCCGCTTTACCATATGGATGTATATCGGCTTGAAGATGAGTGGGAAGACCTCGGGTTTGACGAATATTTTGCCGGCGATGGCGTTACAGTCGTTGAGTGGGCGCATTTGATTGCGGGCCAGCTGCCAAACGAACGATTGACGATCCATTTGCTTCATCGGGGCGACAATGAACGAAAATTAGTGTTTGAACCGTTAGGACATCGCTATGAGCAGTTGTGTAAGGAGATTTTTGCGTCATGA
- the tatA gene encoding twin-arginine translocase TatA/TatE family subunit, translating to MKYILIVLVILLLFGTKKLPELGRSFGQSLREFKDATKGLADDEENKTDR from the coding sequence GTGAAATACATTTTGATTGTCCTTGTGATTTTGTTGCTGTTTGGAACGAAAAAATTGCCGGAGTTAGGGCGGTCGTTCGGCCAGTCACTGCGCGAGTTTAAGGACGCGACGAAAGGGCTGGCCGATGATGAGGAAAACAAAACTGACCGATGA
- the tatC gene encoding twin-arginine translocase subunit TatC, whose amino-acid sequence MNDKEMSVYEHLGELRKRLIIVLLFFAAALVASFFFVDDVIVYLQQTAEAKELTMNAFRLTDPIKVYFQFAFVIAAVLSAPVLLYQVWAFVSPGLYEKERRVTLSYIPASVFLFLAGVGFAYFVLFPFVVRFMNELADRLGIQQMIGINEYFQFLLQLVLPFGIVFQLPIAVLFFTRLGIITPQFLVRIRKYAYLALLILAAVITPPDMLSQVIVMIPLTLLYEGSIWVAKVGYRKAQLAAEQESGE is encoded by the coding sequence ATGAACGACAAAGAAATGTCGGTGTATGAACATCTTGGCGAACTGCGGAAGCGGCTGATCATTGTGCTCCTCTTTTTTGCCGCGGCGCTCGTCGCCAGTTTCTTTTTTGTCGATGATGTCATTGTGTATTTACAGCAAACGGCCGAGGCGAAAGAGTTGACAATGAACGCCTTCCGCCTCACTGATCCGATTAAAGTATATTTTCAGTTTGCCTTCGTCATTGCCGCTGTGCTGTCTGCTCCGGTATTGCTGTACCAAGTTTGGGCGTTTGTCAGCCCGGGGTTGTATGAAAAAGAGCGGAGGGTGACGCTCAGCTACATTCCGGCATCGGTTTTCCTTTTTTTAGCCGGTGTAGGCTTTGCCTACTTTGTCTTGTTTCCGTTCGTCGTCCGGTTTATGAATGAGCTCGCCGATCGGCTCGGCATCCAACAAATGATCGGCATTAACGAATATTTTCAGTTTTTGCTTCAGCTTGTGCTGCCGTTTGGCATCGTGTTTCAGCTGCCGATCGCCGTTTTGTTTTTCACCCGCTTAGGGATCATTACGCCGCAGTTTCTCGTGCGCATCCGCAAATATGCGTATTTGGCGCTGCTGATTTTGGCGGCGGTCATTACACCGCCCGATATGCTCTCGCAGGTGATCGTCATGATTCCGCTCACGCTTTTATATGAAGGGAGCATTTGGGTCGCAAAAGTTGGCTACCGAAAAGCGCAATTAGCGGCGGAGCAGGAAAGCGGCGAGTAA
- the tsaD gene encoding tRNA (adenosine(37)-N6)-threonylcarbamoyltransferase complex transferase subunit TsaD, translating to MNEDVYVLGIETSCDETAAAVVKNGKDIVSNVVASQMESHRRFGGVVPEIASRHHVEQITIVIEEAMRQAGVSFSDLDAVAVTAGPGLVGALLVGVNAAKALAFAHGLPLVGVHHIAGHIYANRLVTEMKFPLLALVVSGGHTELIYMEGHGKFTVIGETRDDAAGEAYDKVARALGLPYPGGPHIDRLAHEGEPVIDLPRAWLEEGSYDFSFSGLKSAVLNTLHNAKQRGEEIDPKQMAASFQESVVDVLVTKTVQAAKQYRVRQVLLAGGVAANRGLRSALQDNMKELPNVELVIPPLSLCTDNAAMIAAAGTVLYWQGKRSDLALNANPSLPLI from the coding sequence ATGAATGAAGACGTATACGTATTAGGCATTGAAACGAGCTGCGATGAAACGGCAGCGGCGGTTGTGAAAAATGGGAAAGACATTGTATCGAATGTCGTCGCCTCGCAAATGGAAAGCCATCGGCGGTTTGGCGGCGTCGTGCCGGAGATCGCCTCGCGCCATCATGTCGAGCAAATTACGATTGTGATCGAGGAAGCGATGCGGCAAGCTGGGGTATCGTTTTCTGACCTTGATGCTGTGGCCGTGACGGCGGGGCCGGGTCTTGTCGGGGCGCTCCTTGTCGGTGTGAATGCGGCGAAAGCGCTGGCGTTTGCCCACGGACTGCCGCTTGTCGGAGTGCATCACATTGCCGGACATATTTACGCCAATCGGCTAGTGACTGAGATGAAGTTTCCGCTATTAGCGCTTGTCGTTTCTGGTGGGCATACAGAGCTGATCTACATGGAAGGACACGGAAAGTTTACGGTGATCGGCGAAACGCGCGATGATGCCGCCGGTGAGGCGTATGATAAGGTAGCGCGGGCTTTGGGCCTCCCCTACCCAGGGGGACCGCATATCGACCGGTTAGCTCATGAAGGAGAACCAGTAATCGATTTGCCGCGGGCGTGGCTTGAGGAAGGATCGTATGATTTTAGCTTCAGCGGCTTAAAATCGGCGGTGCTCAATACGCTTCATAACGCAAAACAGCGCGGCGAGGAGATTGACCCGAAACAGATGGCTGCGAGCTTTCAAGAGAGCGTCGTCGATGTGCTGGTGACCAAAACGGTGCAGGCGGCGAAACAGTACCGTGTCCGGCAAGTGCTGCTGGCCGGCGGGGTGGCGGCCAACCGCGGACTGCGGTCCGCGCTGCAAGACAACATGAAGGAGCTTCCGAATGTAGAGCTCGTCATTCCGCCGTTGTCGTTATGCACCGATAACGCAGCGATGATCGCGGCGGCAGGAACGGTGTTGTATTGGCAAGGCAAACGATCTGATTTGGCCCTCAACGCCAATCCGAGCTTGCCGCTCATTTAG
- the tsaB gene encoding tRNA (adenosine(37)-N6)-threonylcarbamoyltransferase complex dimerization subunit type 1 TsaB, producing the protein MKILGIDTSNMPLGVALADGDIIKGELITHVKKDHSSQAMPAIESLLRQCKVAPGELDLIVVAKGPGSYTGVRIGVTIAKTLAWSLGIPIAGVSSLEVLAANGRYFPGVIVPLFDARRGQLYTGLYRYEGGVLRCLEADRIVAASEWARQLSERGEDVLFVGADAPLYSELFRNHLGERVHVAPPSLGLPRPSELVMLGKEKERENAHTFVPNYIRLAEAEAKWLAKQKGERNDGDRCTISANDHP; encoded by the coding sequence ATGAAAATATTGGGGATTGACACATCGAATATGCCGCTGGGCGTTGCCTTAGCAGACGGGGATATCATCAAAGGAGAACTGATCACGCATGTGAAAAAAGATCACTCGTCCCAAGCGATGCCGGCCATTGAATCGCTGCTTCGGCAGTGTAAGGTTGCCCCGGGCGAGCTCGATTTGATCGTTGTCGCTAAAGGGCCGGGGTCATATACCGGGGTGCGGATCGGAGTGACAATTGCGAAAACGCTCGCTTGGTCGCTAGGCATCCCGATTGCTGGTGTTTCGAGCCTCGAAGTGCTCGCTGCTAATGGCCGTTATTTTCCTGGGGTGATTGTTCCGCTGTTTGACGCGCGGCGCGGACAACTTTATACCGGGCTTTACCGATATGAAGGCGGCGTGCTCCGTTGCCTTGAGGCGGACCGGATTGTGGCAGCAAGTGAGTGGGCTCGGCAGTTAAGTGAGCGGGGAGAGGATGTATTGTTCGTTGGTGCGGATGCGCCGTTATATAGCGAATTGTTTCGAAACCATTTAGGCGAGCGGGTTCACGTTGCCCCACCATCGCTGGGGTTGCCGCGCCCGAGCGAGCTGGTGATGCTCGGCAAAGAAAAAGAACGCGAGAACGCTCATACGTTTGTGCCGAATTATATCCGCCTTGCGGAAGCGGAGGCGAAATGGCTCGCGAAACAAAAAGGGGAAAGAAACGATGGGGATCGATGTACAATTTCGGCCAATGACCATCCATGA
- the rimI gene encoding ribosomal protein S18-alanine N-acetyltransferase, translating to MGIDVQFRPMTIHDIDEVVQVEQASFTAPWSRESFYNELMYNRYAKYIVMVHRGRIIGYGGMWLVIDEAHVTNVAVLPQFRGQKLGEALMRRLMDIAKQHGAVTMTLEVRVSNHVAQSLYRKLGFRNGGIRKRYYPDNFEDALVMWVKLI from the coding sequence ATGGGGATCGATGTACAATTTCGGCCAATGACCATCCATGACATTGACGAGGTCGTACAAGTGGAACAGGCATCGTTCACCGCGCCATGGAGTCGCGAGTCGTTCTACAACGAGCTGATGTACAACCGTTATGCCAAATATATTGTTATGGTACACCGCGGGCGGATTATCGGATATGGCGGAATGTGGCTTGTCATCGACGAAGCGCATGTGACAAACGTAGCCGTGTTGCCACAATTTCGCGGGCAAAAACTTGGCGAAGCGCTCATGCGTCGTCTCATGGATATCGCAAAACAGCATGGAGCGGTGACAATGACGCTTGAGGTACGCGTGTCCAACCATGTTGCCCAATCGTTGTACCGCAAGCTCGGGTTTCGCAACGGCGGCATTCGCAAACGGTATTATCCTGATAATTTTGAAGACGCGCTAGTAATGTGGGTGAAGCTGATATGA
- a CDS encoding ABC-F family ATP-binding cassette domain-containing protein: MIILQVHQLTKYFGADLILSNIKLEIQSRDRVALVGRNGAGKSTLLKIIAGELSYDSGEIIKPSHIKMGYLAQNSTLDSSRSIWDEMLEVFAPLRAIEKQLSELGSQLGDPDVLADPARYEKTLKAYDELQEQYKEQGGYQYEADIRSVLHGLQFSSYDYKTMPVSSLSGGQRTRLALGKLLLSKPDLLILDEPTNHLDLETLSWLEQYLQAYPGAVLLVSHDRYFLDKVVTEVYELSNTKLKRYTGNYSRYLEQRAEQYEQELKRYEKQQEEIARLQDFIQRNIARASTTKRAQSRRKQLEKMERLERPVGDEKSASFSFAIERPSGHEVLTAEELAVGYDEGAPVIRQISFRITRGESVALVGPNGIGKSTLLKAVARRLPVQGGKLRYGSNVQIGYYDQNQADLSSNKRVLDELWDAYPDKTEKEIRTVLGNFLFSGDDVLKPVSALSGGEKARLALAKLMLQKANVLILDEPTNHLDLDSKQVLEQALIDYPGTILFVSHDRYFINRIATKLFELSSGGLTEYLGDYDYYIAKKAEMCELERLDARLDKTPDGTESAKSAYEQEKEEKKRQRQRQRRLDEIEAEIETLEAQIAEVEQQLCDPSVYGDYETVQRLSQENEERKQQVETLLAEWEQLYASL; the protein is encoded by the coding sequence ATGATCATTTTGCAAGTGCACCAGCTCACGAAATATTTTGGCGCTGACCTTATTTTATCGAATATAAAACTAGAAATACAGTCCCGCGACCGAGTTGCCCTCGTCGGCCGCAACGGCGCAGGAAAATCGACATTGTTAAAAATCATCGCCGGAGAACTTTCTTACGACAGCGGCGAAATCATCAAGCCGAGCCATATCAAAATGGGCTATTTGGCGCAAAACAGCACGCTTGACTCATCACGCTCCATTTGGGACGAGATGCTTGAGGTGTTCGCACCGCTTCGCGCCATCGAAAAGCAGCTGTCCGAACTCGGCTCCCAGCTTGGCGACCCGGATGTGCTCGCTGACCCCGCCCGCTATGAAAAAACGCTCAAAGCGTATGACGAACTGCAAGAACAGTATAAAGAACAGGGCGGCTATCAATACGAAGCCGACATCCGTTCCGTCTTGCACGGGCTGCAGTTTTCCTCATACGATTATAAAACAATGCCCGTCTCTTCGTTAAGCGGCGGGCAGCGGACGCGTCTGGCCCTCGGAAAACTTCTATTGTCCAAGCCGGATTTGTTGATTTTGGACGAGCCGACCAACCATTTGGACCTTGAAACGCTCTCTTGGCTGGAGCAATATTTGCAGGCATATCCCGGCGCTGTCTTGCTCGTTTCCCATGACCGCTATTTTTTAGATAAAGTCGTCACCGAAGTATACGAGCTGTCCAACACGAAGCTCAAGCGGTATACCGGCAACTACAGCCGTTATTTGGAGCAGCGGGCCGAGCAGTATGAACAAGAGTTAAAGCGATATGAGAAACAGCAGGAAGAAATCGCCCGGCTGCAAGACTTTATCCAGCGCAACATCGCCCGCGCCTCGACGACCAAACGGGCGCAAAGCCGCCGAAAACAACTAGAAAAAATGGAGCGGCTCGAACGACCTGTTGGCGATGAAAAATCAGCTTCCTTTTCCTTCGCCATTGAACGGCCGAGCGGCCACGAGGTGCTCACTGCTGAAGAACTGGCCGTTGGTTACGACGAAGGGGCACCTGTCATCCGCCAAATCAGTTTTCGCATCACGCGGGGAGAAAGCGTCGCCTTAGTCGGACCGAACGGCATCGGCAAATCAACATTGCTAAAGGCGGTCGCACGGCGTCTTCCTGTCCAAGGGGGAAAGCTTCGCTACGGCTCAAACGTCCAAATCGGCTATTATGACCAAAATCAGGCTGACTTGTCATCAAATAAACGAGTGCTTGATGAACTGTGGGATGCCTACCCGGATAAAACCGAGAAGGAAATCCGCACTGTGCTCGGCAATTTCTTATTTTCCGGCGATGACGTCTTAAAACCGGTCTCGGCGTTAAGCGGCGGGGAAAAAGCGCGCCTGGCGCTCGCCAAACTGATGCTGCAAAAGGCGAATGTTCTCATTCTGGACGAGCCGACCAACCATTTGGATCTCGACAGCAAACAGGTGCTTGAGCAAGCGCTCATCGATTATCCGGGCACCATTTTGTTCGTCTCCCACGACCGCTATTTCATTAACCGGATTGCGACGAAGCTGTTTGAGCTATCAAGCGGCGGCCTCACGGAATATTTAGGCGACTACGATTACTACATCGCCAAAAAAGCAGAAATGTGCGAACTCGAGCGTCTCGACGCCCGCTTGGACAAAACGCCGGATGGCACTGAATCGGCCAAATCCGCTTATGAACAAGAAAAAGAAGAGAAAAAACGGCAGCGCCAACGCCAGCGCCGTCTAGATGAAATCGAGGCTGAGATCGAAACGCTTGAGGCGCAAATTGCGGAAGTAGAACAGCAGTTATGCGATCCGTCCGTTTATGGCGATTATGAAACCGTGCAACGATTGTCGCAAGAAAATGAGGAACGAAAACAGCAAGTCGAAACGTTATTGGCTGAGTGGGAACAGCTTTATGCTTCACTGTAA